Below is a window of Staphylococcus succinus DNA.
ACTTATTACAACGTGGATTAAAGACATTACACCTTAGAATGGATCGTTCAGAATATAATGCCAAATTATTAGCAGAGCGATGTAAGCATTTAGAGGCTATTGATCAAGTCCTATATAGCGGACGTACTGGCATGCTAAGCTTACGCCTAAACAAATCTTATAAAGCTAATCGCTTTTTAGAAAACTTAGACGTCTGCATTTTCGCTGAAAGTCTTGGTGGCACTGAAACATTTATCACCTTCCCTTATACACAAACACATGTTGATATGCCGGATGAAGAAAAAGACAAACGTGGTATCGACGAACATTTACTTAGATTATCCATTGGTATAGAAAACTATGAAGATATTGAAAAAGATATTATTCAAGCATTAGAAAAATCTAAAGAAGGAGTGATTTCATGAGTTTATCCAAAGAAACAGAATTGATATTTGATGCACACAGAGGGAAAGATTATGATTCAGCCAATCCTCCTTTGTACGATTCTTCTACATTCCACCAAAAAGTTTTAGGTGGCGATGCTGCATATGATTACGCTAGAAGTGGTAATCCGAACCGTGCATTACTAGAAGAGAAATTAGCCAAACTTGAAGATGCAGATTATGCTTTCGCTTATGCTTCAGGTATTGCAGCCATTTCAGCAGTATTACTTACTTTAAATGCTGGAGATCATGTTATCTTACCCGATGATGTGTATGGCGGTACTTTCAGGTTAACTGAGCAAATTTTAACACGCTTTAACATTCAATTTACGACAGTAGATACAACAGAATTAAATGAAATCGAGCAAGCCATCCAAAAGAACACTAAATTAATTTATGTTGAAACACCTTCTAACCCACTGTTTAAAATCACAGATATTAAAGGTGTGGCAAACATTGCCAAACAACATAAACTTTTAGTAGCCGTTGATAATACATTTATGACACCACTGGGACAGTCACCCCTAGCGCTTGGTGCAGATATTGTTGTACATAGTGCAACGAAGTTCTTAGGTGGCCACAGCGATATTATTGCTGGTGTAGCTATTACAAACAATGAAACAGTTGCAAACGCACTTTACTTATTACAAAACGGGACAGGTACTGCATTATCAGCCCAAGATAGTTGGACATTAGCAAAACATTTAAAAACTTTACCTGTTAGATTTAATCAATCTGTTGAAAATGCGCAAAAACTTTATACCTTTTTATCTCAACGCGAAGAAATTGCTGAAGTATATTACCCAGGTAATGATAAGTTACACTTATCTCAAGCACGTCATGGTGGTGCAGTTTTAGGTTTCAGATTAAAAGATGAAACAAAAGCACAAGCATTTGTAGATGCGTTATCTCTTCCGCTTGTATCCGTAAGTCTTGGAGGAGTAGAGACGATACTTTCTCATCCAGCTACAATGTCTCATGCCGCAGTACCTAAGGCAGTAAGAGAAACACGTAATATTACGTTCGGTTTATTCAGACTTAGCGTTGGCCTAGAACAACCTGAAGAATTAATTGCAGATATAAATTATGCATTAAAGGAGGCTTTCAATGAGTCAACTACTCAACAAACTGAAGAACAACATACTCGTCGCTGACGGTGCTATTGGGACCATCCTCTATTCTGAAGGTTTAGATACTTGTCCAGAAGCATACAACCTGACACATCCTGACAAAGTTCAACGCATTCACCAATCTTATATTGAAGCTGGTGCTGATATCATTCAGACCAATACGTATGGTGCAAATTTTGAAAAATTAAAAGTGTTTGGGTTAGAACATAAAGTCAAAGATATCCACCAAGCTGCCGTTCAAATTGCTAAACAAGCTGCAAATAACGATACATTTATACTCGGCACTGTAGGTGGCTTTAGAGGAATTAAACAAGAAGACTTAGGCTTATCTGCAATACAATACCACACTGAAATACAAGTTGATACTTTAGTAGAAGCTGGTGTTGATGGTCTACTGTTCGAAACCTATTATGACTTAGAAGAACTTACTAATATTATTAAAGCAACAAGACGCAAATATGATATCCCTATCATTGCACAATTAACAGCTTTAAATACCAATTATCTCAGAGATGGATCAGAAATTAATACTGCATTAAAGCAAGTCGCAGCAAGTGGTGCTGACATTATTGGGTTAAATTGTCATCATGGCCCACACCATATGCAGCAATCATTTTCACATATTGAATTACCTGAAGGTGCTTATCTCTCTTGCTATCCTAATGCAAGTTTACTCGATATTGAAAATAGTGAGTTTAGATATAGTGATAATGCTGCCTACTTTGGCAAAGTTGCACAACAACTCATTAACGAAGGTGTTCGCTTAATTGGCGGCTGTTGTGGTACTACACCTGAACACATTCAATTTATCAAATCGTCTATAAAAGATTTAAAACCCGTTTCAAATAAGAAAGTTATACCCATTACCAAACAAAGTAGTCGTTCCAATACAACTTCCCAACAACAAACTTTAACATCAAAAGTCAAACAGCATCCAACAATTATTGTGGAATTGGACACGCCGAAGCACCTAGACACAGACAAATTTTTCAGAAATATCAAAAAACTTGATGACGCTAATATTGATGCAGTGACGTTAGCCGACAATTCATTAGCAACCGTCAGAATCAGTAATATTGCAGCAGCTAGCATCATTAAACAGCAATACGCTATAGAGCCTCTCGTACATATTACGTGTCGAGATCGCAACCTTATCGGATTACAATCTCATTTATTAGGATTATCACTACTTGGAGTCAATGAAATCCTAACCATTACTGGTGATCCTTCTAAAATTGGTCATTTACCCGGTGCATCTAACGTATACGATGTGAATTCCAAAGGGTTAACCGAAATTGCACTACGCTTCAATAAAGGAATCAACACTGATGGTGATGCGCTGAAGACAAAGACAAACTTCAACATCGCAGGTGCTTTCGACCCTAATGTAAAAAAATTAGATGGCGCAGTCAGACGATTAGAAAAGAAATTAGAAAGTGGCATGAACTATTTTATTACGCAGCCAGTCTATAGTGCTGAAAAAATCAAAGAGGTTTATGAAGCAACGAAACATTTAGATGCTCCATTTTTTATCGGTATTATGCCAGTAACCAGTTATAAAAATGCACTGTTTTTACATAACGAAGTGCCTGGCATCAAATTATCAGATGAAATTTTAGAGCAATTCGAAGCTGTTAAAAATGATAAAGCAAAAACAAAAGCATTAAGCCTTGAACTTTCAAAAGACTTAATCGACACTGTACACGAATATTTTAATGGTTTGTATTTAATCACACCATTCCAAAGTGTCGAATACACATTAGAACTTGCATCATACTCTAAACAAATTACTTCAAATAAACAGGAGGCAATATTATGACAATTAAAACATCAAACTTAGGATTCCCAAGATTAGGTAGAAAAAGAGAATGGAAAAAAGCAATCGAAGGTTACTGGTCAAACAAAGTAGATTTAGACACTTTACACCAACAGTTAACAGATTTGCATAAAGAAAATTTATTGCTACAAAAAAACTATAACTTATCAAGTATCCCAGTCGGTGATTTCTCACTTTATGACCATATTCTTGATACTTCTTTACTATTTAACATTATCCCTGAACGTTTCCAAGGTAGAGAAATAGATGATGATTTATTGTTTGATATCGCTAGAGGGAATAAAGAACATGTTGCAAGTGCTTTAATAAAATGGTTCAACACAAATTATCACTACATCGTACCAGAATGGGATAATGCAGAACCAAAATTAAATCGTAATGTATTGTTAGAACGTTTTAACTATGCAAAATCTTTAAATGTTAATGCACATCCTGTGATTGTTGGCCCTGTTACGTTTGTGAAATTATCTAAAGGTGGCAACCAATCATTCGAAGAAAAAGTAAATACATTATTACCTTTATATAAAGAAGTATTGCAATCATTAGTAGATGCTGGTGCAGAATATATTCAAGTTGATGAACCTGTACTTGTTGAAGATGATAGTTCAGATTATGAAAATATCACAAAAGCTGTATACGACTATTTCGCTGAAGCTGGTTTAGGTGAACATCTTGTCATTCAAACTTATTTTGAACGCGTTAATTTAAAATTCTTAAACAGCTTACCTGTAAAAGGTTTAGGTCTAGACTTTGTTCATGACCGTAACTTTAACTTAGAACAAATTAAAGCTGGAGATTTGGATAACTCTAAAACGCTTTATGCAGGTATTATTGATGGACGTAATGTTTGGGCAGCCGATATTGAAGCTAAAAAATCACTTATTGAAACATTATCAGAAAATACAAATGACCTTGTCATCCAACCTTCATCATCATTATTACACGTACCAGTTTCATTAGATGACGAATCACTTGATGAATCTATTGCAGAAGGTCTGAGTTTCGCAACTGAAAAACTGGATGAATTAGATGCATTAAGACGTTTATTTAATGAAAATGATGATACTAAATACAATGAACTTAAAGCCCGTTATGAGCGTTTCCAAAATCAATCATTCAAAAACCTTGAATATGATTTCGATAGTGTCCGCACTTCAAGACAATCTGTATTTGCTGAACGTAAAAAAGCACAAGATGCACTTTTAAACTTACCTGATTTACCAACAACTACGATTGGTTCATTCCCACAATCTCAAGAAGTACGTAAACAACGTGCAGATTGGAAGAACAGCCGTATTACAGATGAAGATTACAAAACATTCTTAAAAAATGAGATTGCTCGTTGGATTAAAATCCAAGAAGATATAGGCTTAGACGTCTTAGTACACGGAGAGTTCGAACGTAATGACATGGTAGAATTCTTTGGTGAGAAACTACAAGGATTCTTAGTGACTAAGTTTGGTTGGGTTCAATCATATGGCTCTCGTGCCGTTAAGCCGCCAATTATTTATGGAGATGTTAAATGGACTGAACCACTTACAGTTAAAGAAACATTGTATGCCCAAAGTTTAACAGACAAACCTGTAAAAGGTATGTTAACTGGTCCAGTAACCATCTTAAACTGGTCATTTGAACGCGTAGACTTACTCCGTGAAGAAGTACAAGATCAAATCGCCTTAGCAATCAATGAAGAAGTGCTCGCTTTAGAAGAAGCTGGCATTCAAATTATTCAAGTAGATGAACCAGCATTAAGAGAAGGATTACCACTTCGTTCAGAGTATCATGCTGACTATTTAGATAAAGCTGTACATTCCTTTAAGCTCGCTACATCTTCAGTGGCGGATGCAACACAAATTCATACACATATGTGTTACTCTCAGTTTGGACAAATCATCCATGCTATCTATGACTTAGACGCAGACGTGATTTCCATTGAAACTTCGCGTAGTCACGGTGACTTAATCCAAGACTTCGAAGATATCACATATGACTTAGGTATCGGTTTAGGTGTTTATGATATACACAGTCCACGTATTCCGACTGAAGAAGAAATTACAGCAGCTATTAACCGCGCTTTACAAGAAATTGACCGCTCTCTTTTCTGGGTAAACCCAGACTGTGGTCTAAAAACACGTAAAGAAGACGAAGTAAAAGAAGCCTTAACTGTATTAGTCAATTCAGTTGATAAATTACGTAAGACGACAAACTCAGCAACTGTTCAATAATAACTGAATTCAGGTGATAGACATGAGTTATCCATTATGGAATCAATTAGAACAATTAAAATCATCAACGTGGGTTGATTTGACCCACACTTTTGATGAAACCATCCCATGCTTCAGTGAATTTGAGCGTGCGAAAGTCTCGACATTATTTAACGTAGCAGATGATGGATTTTATGTACAGAATTGGAATATTGTCAGTCAATATGGTACACATATTGATGCCCCAATCCACTTTGTAGAACATAAACGGTATTTACATGAACTCGATTTAAAAGAACTTGCCCTACCACTTATTGTTTTAAATTTTTCACAAGAAGTAGCTAAAGATGCTGATTTCATATTAACGCGCAAACATGTTGAACAATGGGAAGCAGCTCATGGCAAGATAGAATCTGGTACTTTTGTTGCTTTGCGCAGCGATTGGTCCAAACGTTGGCCTGACATCGAACAGTTTGAAAATAGAGATAGCAAGGGTAACCTTCATTTACCAGGTTGGGGTTTAGATGCCCTACAATATCTCCTTGAAGAGCGTCAGGTTAAAGCCATAGGTCATGAAACCTTTGATACAGACGCTTCTATAGATGTAGCTAAAAACGGTGATATTGTTGGTGAACGCTATATATTAGGTCAAGATACGTTTCAGGTTGAATTACTCACTCATTTAGACCTATTACCAACGCGAGGTGCTATCATTTACACTATTAGCCCTAAACCAAAAGATGCACCTGGATTTCCGGTACGCGCTTTTGCTATTAAACCTTAAAAGTCACTCTAGAATGACTTCAAAAAATTGCAATTCAGCAACAAACATAACTCTAGCCATTAAATATTATTAATTTATAAGAAGTTGAGCCCTTCTTGTAAATAATCATCTTCTTTCTAAATATACGAACCCCAAATCTTCTTTAACTCAGAACGATTTGGGGTTTTTCTATATTAAAATTATAAAGATAGCCTATACATTCAAACATTACATAAATCACAAATAATTAATAAACATATTCAATAATGTTATAATTTTTATAAATTTCAAATAGTAATGATATGAAATTTTCACCATCTTTCTTAAGAAAAAATAAAACGAGGTGACTGCTTTGGAACTTAATGAAAAAAACACCCCTTTTGATCAAACACAATTGGGTCTTATAAATCAACTTTTACCAACGCTTACGACAAATCAACAACATTGGTTAAGTAGTTATTTACTTCATTCCGATGATCAAGATACAACAATCACTCCTACATCTTCAAATATTAGCGAAACTGATACCTCTGCCAAAGCATCGGGTACTCATTCTGATGAACCGTTAGAAATCAACATTTTATTTGGAACCGAAACAGGCAATGCTGAAGAAATTGCAGACCAATTCGAAGCAACCTTAAAATCACATCATTTCAATGTTCACTTGTGGGATATGGATGACTTTCCACAAAATGAGCTACCAAATACAACTTATCTGTTCATTATCTGTTCAACTCAAGGTGTAGGAGAGCCTCCAATCAATGCTATAGATTTTCACGAATTCCTACACAGTGATCAAGCACCTATGTTAACGCATTTGAAATTCTCGGTGTTAGCACTTGGAGACCAAGATTTCCCAGACTTTTGCCAAGCAGGTAAAGAATTTGATGAAATCCTGGGTAAACTTGGCGGACAGCGTTTAGCTGATAGAGTAGATTGTGACTTCGATTATGAAGATGACGCTGAAAAATGGATGACAGATATGGTGAACTTACTTTCTCAAAATGCTCCTAATCATTCTGCTATCGATGATTCAGTGGAGTCACATGTCACGATTGAAACGTCTGATGAGGAGGCATACTCTAAAGCCAATCCGTTTCACGCTGAAGTCCTAGTAAATGCTGTACTAACAGATTCGAATGCCACAAGAGAGGTCAGACATCTTGAATTATCACTCGAGGGATACAACGAATCTTATGAGCCGGGTGATAGTTTAGTTATCATTCCTGAAAACCACCCCGCTCTCGTTGAGCATGTGCTAGAAACTCTAAGATGGCAACCCGATACGGTTATTCACATTGGAAAAGACGCACAACCCTGGACAGTCAGAGCAGCATTAACACACTACTTTGAGATTTCAAAGTTAACACCTTCATTGGTAAATCAAGCTGCTGAGTTATTTAGAAACCCAATGTTAAATGCAAATGTACAAAAAAGTGATTGGGTTCAAAGCTATATTGATGGCCGAGACTTTATTGATTTAATTAAAGATTTTTCACCAGTATCACTTGAACCCAATATGTTAAACCAATTATTAAGAAAACTACCACCTAGAGAATATTCTATTGCAAGCAGTAACCAAGTCAATCCTCATAGCGTTCATATTACTGTACGAGTAGTTCGATATGAATCACATCATCGTGAACGTTTAGGTGTTTGCTCTGTACAACTTGCTGAACGCGTGAACACTGGAGATACGGTTCCTGTCTTCATCAAGAAAAATGCACATTTCAAATTCCCCTACGATGAATCGACACCGGTTATTATGATAGGCGCTGGCACAGGAATTGCGCCATATAGAGCCTATCTCCAACAAAGAGCACAATTAGGATTAAAAGGGTCTCAATGGTTAATCTTTGGAAATCAAAATTACTATGCTGATTACCTATATCAAAGTGATTTAGAGGCTTGGCTCAATGACGGTGTACTCAGTAAATTAGATTTAGCTTTTTCACGTGATACTGAGAATAAAATTTACGTTCAGCATCGTATAGAAGAAAACGGCGCAGAGTTTTATCGTTGGTTATCGCAAGGTGCAACCATTTATCTGTGCGGTGATAAAGATGAAATGGCTAAGGGCGTACACAACGCCTTAATAAATGTACTAACCCACCACGGAAATTATGATGAAATCGAAGCTGAGCACTATTTAAGTGACTTAATTAAAAATCAACGTTACCTGCGTGATGTTTATTAATCATATTTCTGCAATGCGATACTTTCCGTTACGTCCCAATTATTTAGATTAAATTAAAAAGCATCATAAAAAAACACCTTAAAGGAACGGGTTTTCCCTCTATCCCTTAAGGTGTTTTCTAATTATGAGTTGTTGTTAACTTAACATATCGCTATATTAGTTCCCTACATATTCAAAAATACCTGCAGCACCCATACCGACACCAATACACATCGTGACCATACCATACTTGGAACCTGGTCTTTTCTTCATCTCTGAAAGTAATCTACCCACGAGCATTGCGCCGGTGGCTCCAAGTGGATGACCTAAAGCTATTGCACCGCCATTGACATTAGTCTTAGCCATATCTAAGCCTGTTTCTCTAATTGAAGCGAGTGTTTGTGAAGCAAAGGCTTCATTTAGTTCTACAAGATCCATGTCATCTATATTTAACTCTGCATCTTTCAGTACTTCCGGAATAGCATACGCCGGTCCTATGCCCATTAATTTAGGATCGACACCTACTGCTTTAAATCCAACAAAGCGTGCAATAGGTTTTACACCTAGCGCTTTCATTTTTTCACCAGACATCACTACTACAAAACCAGCGCCATCTGTCAACGGGGCTGAAGACCCTGCCGTCACTGTGCCGTCAGCCTTAAACACTGTTGGCAATTGAGCTAACGCTTCTGTAGTAGTATCTGGACGAATTAATTCATCTTCTTTAAATACCGCTTTATTAACTACAGGCCCGTTTTGATTATAAGAGACTTTATTAACATCAATGGGAATGATTTCCTCTGTGAATTTACCAGCTAACTGCGCTTCTTTCGCGCGTTGGTGACTTTGTACAGCATAGGCATCTTGATCTTCTCTAGATACATTATAAGTATCTGCCACCATTTCAGCAGTAAGGCCCATTGGATATGAGACACCTGAATCTTTATCTTGAAGAATAGGACTATTCGTTGGTTCATTGCCTCCCATCGGTACTGCACTCATCAATTCGACGCCTCCTGCTACAAGTACATCTGCTTGGTCAGCAATGATTTGATTCGCTGCATGAGCAATAGTTTGAAGACCTGATGAACAATAACGATTCACTGTTTGACCAGGCACTTCTTTGGGCATTCCTGCTAAGAGTGCTATTGCTCTTGCGATATTTTGTCCTTGTAACCCTTCTGGAAACGAATTTCCAACGATAACATCTTCTACCATACTTGAATCGAATGTGCCCCCTACTCTTTCCAATACACCTTTTAATACTTTAGCGGCAACCTCATCTGGTCTTTCATGAGCCATTGCTCCATTTAACTTCGCCTTACCAGCTGCTGAGCGACCATAAGCTACTATATATGCTTCTCGCATTTCACTTCATCCTTCCTTGTTTACAATTCTATGATTAATTACGTAGCGGCTTCCCTTTTTCTAACATGTGAGAAATTCTGTCATACGTTTTTTTATTTTGTAGAAGTTCTAAGAATCTTTCTTTTTCAAGTGTTTGTAAATAACGTTGGTTGACGTATGTGTTTCGAGGTATATCTCCACCTGATAACACCTCCGCTACTTTTAACGTAATTTCATAATCGTAGTCACTGATAAAGTTTCCTTGACGTTGAGCATCAAGCTGACCTTCAGCTAATGCTTTAAAATCACGTCCTAAAGCAATATACTGTGATTTTGGTGTTGGAATATAGTTTGTTGCTGCTTCGTAACGTGCGCGATCCAAAGCAACTTCAACCCGTTTTTCCATATTTAATATCACGGTATCTGTGTCTCGCAAATAGCCATATCTGATTGCTTCGTATGCATTCGTTGATACTTTAGCAAATCCTACATTCATTAGTATTTTTGTTACTTGTGCTTGTTTATCATCATTTTTATGATTTGTGCGTAATACGCGATCCGTCAATTCAGCAAGGCCGCCACCAGCTGGTAGTAGACCCACACCTGTTTCTACAAGACCAATATATGATTCACTTGCAGCTACAACAAATGGAGAGTGTAATACTAATTCACAGCCCCCGCCTAGTGCTCTACCTTGAACAGCAGTAACAACTGGTTTCAATGCATGTTTTAGTCTAGCGAAAATATAATGTAATTTTTCGACCATTACTCCTACTTCTGATACCACTTGGTTTTCTTCATGTGCTTTTTTCATTTGGTACAAATTCGCACCGACACTAAAGTTATTTCCCTCTGCGTAGATAACCATACTGCTAAAGTCTTCATCTTCTAACTTATTAATGGATTCTAATAAGTCATCAAGAAATCCTCCAGTAATCACATTATTTTTACTTTGTAATTTTAATAACAACTGATCTTTATGTGCTACAGACAAATTAGAATCTGATTTATCCCATATTTCACTATCTACATATTGTGACACAGGTGTAATGCGTTCAATCGTTTCATCTTCATTATAGAATGGTTTATTGCGCTGTTCTATCCATTCTGGCAATTGTCCTAACTCTTGCTTCATACGTGTTTTCACACGATCAAAACCAATTAAATCCCATAATTGGAATGGTCCTTTTTTCCAGTTAAAGCCCCAAATTAGAGCGCGATCAATATCTTTAAAATCTACAGCAGCTTTAGGAACGTTTATTGCAGAATAATAGAAATTATTTCTCAACGTCTCCCATAAAAACACCCCTGCGTCATCTTGTGCATTAAATATGATATCTAAATTTGATGCCAAATCTTTACTAAACTTATTTAAAATTTCAAGTTGTGGTGGTTGTGGTTTTACATAATCACCTTGTCCAGGATCAAACACAAGCCTTTTTTTATTTTCTTTTTTATAAAAACCTTGTTTTGTTTTATTACCTAAGGCGCCACGATCTACTAACATTTCAGCAATTTTTGTATCATGGAAGAAATGTTGTTCTTCTGGTACTTGTTGTAAACCACTAATCACTGCTGTAGCAATGTCTAATCCAACTAAATCTGACAAACCATAGGTGCCCATCTTCGGACGGCCGATACTACGTCCGGTTAAAGCATCTATTTCTGTAATAGAAAAACCTTGTGCCTCTCCTCTATACATAATGTCATTCATTGTTTGGGTCCCTACGCGATTAGCTACAAACCCCGGAACATCATTTGCGACAATAACACCTTTACCCAGAACATCTTCCGCAAACGCTTGAACCCGTTCTAACACTCCTGGGGACGTCTTTGCGTTAGGAATAATTTCAACCAATTTCATAATACGCGGTGGATTAAAGAAATGCATACCGAAAAATCTCTCTTTATCGCTATCGTTAAATACGTTTGCAATTGCTTCAATTGGTATGCCTGATGTATTAGTTGCAAAGATCGCTTTATCTTTTGCTATAGCTTTCACTTCATCCCAAATCTGATGTTTAATACTCACTTCTTCTTTAACCGCTTCAATATATATATCTGCATCATCTTGTGAATTTAAGTCATCTTTAAAGTTTCCATACGTTAAATTTGATGCAAATGATAAATCGAATAATTGTGGGCGTTTCGGATTAGTGATTATTTCATATGCTTTCTTCGAAATTTTATTAGGCTCATTATCATCTATCACCATGTCCAGCAACTTCACTTTCAAGCCTGCATTGACAAGGAGTGCGGCGATTTGACTACCCATCGTTCCTGCGCCTAGCACTGTCGCTTTTCTTATCGTCATATAAAACCCTCCAAATTGATTATTTCTATAGTTATTGTTTATATTCACCTGATTAGATAAACGCAGAATCTCCAGTGATGAATCTACCAATCACAAGTGCATTAATTTCATGTGTGCCTTCATAAGTGAATACTGCTTCGGCATCTGAGAAAAATCTAGCGATATCATATTCAGCAGCTAATATACCATTGCCACCTGTGATACCACGTCCCATAGCTACAGATTCCCTTAATCTTAAAGCGTTCATCATTTTAGCAGTAGATGTTGCAACTTCATCGTATTCACCTTTAGCCTGCATACGTGCGAGTTGAGCACATGTTGCCATAGCCTGAGCTAAGTTTCCTTGCATCATGGCTAGCTTTTCTTGGATTAATTGATATTTACTAATTTCTTTACCAAATTGTTTACGCTTAGTGACATAATCTTTTGTTGCACGTAATGCTCCAGCCATTGCACCTGTAGCCATATATGCAACACCTGCACGCGTAGAGTATAAGACTTTTGCTATATCTTTAAAACTATTAATATTCTGTAGTCTTTTATCTTCTGTGACCACCACATTATTCAATTTAATATTGGTGTTCGGCACAATACGTAATGCAATTTTGTGCTGAATGACATCAATATCCACACCTTCTTGGTTGGGTTCAATAATAAAACCTTTAGGCTTTCCTGTTTCAACATCTACTGC
It encodes the following:
- the metC gene encoding cystathionine beta-lyase MetC, with product MSLSKETELIFDAHRGKDYDSANPPLYDSSTFHQKVLGGDAAYDYARSGNPNRALLEEKLAKLEDADYAFAYASGIAAISAVLLTLNAGDHVILPDDVYGGTFRLTEQILTRFNIQFTTVDTTELNEIEQAIQKNTKLIYVETPSNPLFKITDIKGVANIAKQHKLLVAVDNTFMTPLGQSPLALGADIVVHSATKFLGGHSDIIAGVAITNNETVANALYLLQNGTGTALSAQDSWTLAKHLKTLPVRFNQSVENAQKLYTFLSQREEIAEVYYPGNDKLHLSQARHGGAVLGFRLKDETKAQAFVDALSLPLVSVSLGGVETILSHPATMSHAAVPKAVRETRNITFGLFRLSVGLEQPEELIADINYALKEAFNESTTQQTEEQHTRR
- a CDS encoding bifunctional homocysteine S-methyltransferase/methylenetetrahydrofolate reductase, with the protein product MSQLLNKLKNNILVADGAIGTILYSEGLDTCPEAYNLTHPDKVQRIHQSYIEAGADIIQTNTYGANFEKLKVFGLEHKVKDIHQAAVQIAKQAANNDTFILGTVGGFRGIKQEDLGLSAIQYHTEIQVDTLVEAGVDGLLFETYYDLEELTNIIKATRRKYDIPIIAQLTALNTNYLRDGSEINTALKQVAASGADIIGLNCHHGPHHMQQSFSHIELPEGAYLSCYPNASLLDIENSEFRYSDNAAYFGKVAQQLINEGVRLIGGCCGTTPEHIQFIKSSIKDLKPVSNKKVIPITKQSSRSNTTSQQQTLTSKVKQHPTIIVELDTPKHLDTDKFFRNIKKLDDANIDAVTLADNSLATVRISNIAAASIIKQQYAIEPLVHITCRDRNLIGLQSHLLGLSLLGVNEILTITGDPSKIGHLPGASNVYDVNSKGLTEIALRFNKGINTDGDALKTKTNFNIAGAFDPNVKKLDGAVRRLEKKLESGMNYFITQPVYSAEKIKEVYEATKHLDAPFFIGIMPVTSYKNALFLHNEVPGIKLSDEILEQFEAVKNDKAKTKALSLELSKDLIDTVHEYFNGLYLITPFQSVEYTLELASYSKQITSNKQEAIL
- the metE gene encoding 5-methyltetrahydropteroyltriglutamate--homocysteine S-methyltransferase, giving the protein MMTIKTSNLGFPRLGRKREWKKAIEGYWSNKVDLDTLHQQLTDLHKENLLLQKNYNLSSIPVGDFSLYDHILDTSLLFNIIPERFQGREIDDDLLFDIARGNKEHVASALIKWFNTNYHYIVPEWDNAEPKLNRNVLLERFNYAKSLNVNAHPVIVGPVTFVKLSKGGNQSFEEKVNTLLPLYKEVLQSLVDAGAEYIQVDEPVLVEDDSSDYENITKAVYDYFAEAGLGEHLVIQTYFERVNLKFLNSLPVKGLGLDFVHDRNFNLEQIKAGDLDNSKTLYAGIIDGRNVWAADIEAKKSLIETLSENTNDLVIQPSSSLLHVPVSLDDESLDESIAEGLSFATEKLDELDALRRLFNENDDTKYNELKARYERFQNQSFKNLEYDFDSVRTSRQSVFAERKKAQDALLNLPDLPTTTIGSFPQSQEVRKQRADWKNSRITDEDYKTFLKNEIARWIKIQEDIGLDVLVHGEFERNDMVEFFGEKLQGFLVTKFGWVQSYGSRAVKPPIIYGDVKWTEPLTVKETLYAQSLTDKPVKGMLTGPVTILNWSFERVDLLREEVQDQIALAINEEVLALEEAGIQIIQVDEPALREGLPLRSEYHADYLDKAVHSFKLATSSVADATQIHTHMCYSQFGQIIHAIYDLDADVISIETSRSHGDLIQDFEDITYDLGIGLGVYDIHSPRIPTEEEITAAINRALQEIDRSLFWVNPDCGLKTRKEDEVKEALTVLVNSVDKLRKTTNSATVQ
- a CDS encoding cyclase family protein encodes the protein MSYPLWNQLEQLKSSTWVDLTHTFDETIPCFSEFERAKVSTLFNVADDGFYVQNWNIVSQYGTHIDAPIHFVEHKRYLHELDLKELALPLIVLNFSQEVAKDADFILTRKHVEQWEAAHGKIESGTFVALRSDWSKRWPDIEQFENRDSKGNLHLPGWGLDALQYLLEERQVKAIGHETFDTDASIDVAKNGDIVGERYILGQDTFQVELLTHLDLLPTRGAIIYTISPKPKDAPGFPVRAFAIKP
- a CDS encoding assimilatory sulfite reductase (NADPH) flavoprotein subunit — encoded protein: MTALELNEKNTPFDQTQLGLINQLLPTLTTNQQHWLSSYLLHSDDQDTTITPTSSNISETDTSAKASGTHSDEPLEINILFGTETGNAEEIADQFEATLKSHHFNVHLWDMDDFPQNELPNTTYLFIICSTQGVGEPPINAIDFHEFLHSDQAPMLTHLKFSVLALGDQDFPDFCQAGKEFDEILGKLGGQRLADRVDCDFDYEDDAEKWMTDMVNLLSQNAPNHSAIDDSVESHVTIETSDEEAYSKANPFHAEVLVNAVLTDSNATREVRHLELSLEGYNESYEPGDSLVIIPENHPALVEHVLETLRWQPDTVIHIGKDAQPWTVRAALTHYFEISKLTPSLVNQAAELFRNPMLNANVQKSDWVQSYIDGRDFIDLIKDFSPVSLEPNMLNQLLRKLPPREYSIASSNQVNPHSVHITVRVVRYESHHRERLGVCSVQLAERVNTGDTVPVFIKKNAHFKFPYDESTPVIMIGAGTGIAPYRAYLQQRAQLGLKGSQWLIFGNQNYYADYLYQSDLEAWLNDGVLSKLDLAFSRDTENKIYVQHRIEENGAEFYRWLSQGATIYLCGDKDEMAKGVHNALINVLTHHGNYDEIEAEHYLSDLIKNQRYLRDVY